The sequence ACGCCGAGCTTGGGCGCGAGGTTGGCTGCGAAGTTGGGATACTTGTCCAGCCGCAAGGCCGCGTCGATCTCGATGTCCTTGGTGATCGGCGCGACCGCCTCGGCGAACAGCGCGCCGACCGTGCGCTTGCCGTCGAACCACGAGCCGCCCTGCTGGGTGATGCGGCCGTTGGCCGCGTCGGTATTGCCCGGCGTGAAGAACGACTCGCGCATCAGGTTGGCGCCGAACGCCGTGCGCACTTCGCCGGCCGGCAGCTCGAACAGCGTGCCTTCGACCTTGGCATCCAGCGTGGTGAGCCGGGTCCACGACTGGATGTCGAAGGTCGGGTAGGCCTCGCGCAGCAGCGCCGCGTTCGCCTCGCTGATCACGCCGAACTGGTAGGCCGGGTTGTCGGCCATCAGCGTGCGGCCGGTGGCCGGGTCGATGGTGAACGGGCCGAAGGCCTTGGCGAAGCCGTCCAGGTTGACGTTGATGGTCTGGTAGGTGACCGAGTGGGTACCGGCGGTGGTCAGGGCGGCGTCCCAGTCCCATTCGCCGAAGCTGCCGCGCAGGCCGGCCATCACGCGATAGCTCTGGTCGGTGTTGCGCTGGCCGAAGTGGCTGTCGCCGACGTCCTGCAGCAGGTAGTTCAGGCCGACCACGCCGCCCATCAGGGCCTTCAGCTCCGGGCTGGCCTTGTTGTAGACGTTGTTCGGACCCATGAACGGGTAGCTGAAGGTATTGACCTGGCCGCCGGTGTTGCGCGCGAACCAGCTGGTGGTGCCTTTGCCGCTGTTGAACGTACGCGGCGTGCCGCCGTTGGCCTTCAGATCGATGTCGGTGTAGGTCGCCTCGGCGAAGCCTTCCAGCGAATCGCCCAGCCGCATGCGGCCGCTCAGGTAGCCGGTGACGCGGTCCGAGCGGGCACCGCCGTCGATCTCGTCGTTCATCCAGGTCTGCCAGATGCAGCGCGGGCCGGCCGTCTCGGTGGTCAGGACATTGGGGCAGCCGGGCGCCGCCTGCTGCACGAGGGCGCCGTCCGGGCCGAAGGCGAAGTAGCTGCCGGGGTTGAATACGCCGGGCGCGCTGCCGGTGCCGAGGCGGAAGTTGGTGAGGTAGGTCGGTTCGTTGATGTAGTGCTGGGCCGGCTTCTTGTCGTACAGGTCGCCCAGCGTGATCGGGTCGCGGCGGTAGAAATTGAGCGAGCCATAGACGTTGTAGTTGTCCTCGCCGAGATTGCCGAAGCCGCCGGTGATGCTGGCCTCGTGCTCGCCGTAGGCATCGATGCGCGACGACCAGTCGCTGGTCAGGCTGAGCTCGGCGCCCTGGAACGTGCGCTTGGTGATGACGTTGATCACGCCGGCCACCGCGTCGGTGCCGTAGACGGCCGAGGCGCCGTCGGTCAGCACCTCCATGCGCTCGATCGCCGCGGCGGGGATCGCGTCGATATTGACGAACTGGGTCTGGAAGCCCGCCGGCGCGCCGTAGTACGACAGCCGGCGGCCGTTCAGCAGCACCAGCGTGCCCTGGGCGCCGAGGCCGCGCAGATTGGCCTGCGAGGCGCCGTCGGAACCGGTGAACAGCGACCAGTTGTCGCGCTGCGCCGGGCGCATCGCCGGCAGGTTATCCAGCACCTGCAGCAGGGTGCGGGCGCCCATGCTCTCGATTTCCTTCTTGGTGACGATCTGCAGCGGCGAGGCGGTCTCGGCGTTGATCCGCTTGATGTTCGAACCGGTGACGACGATGCGCTCGGCCGGCTTGGCGCCTCCGGCCGGTTTCGCCGGCGGCGCGGCGGTCTCGTCGTCCGGCTGCCGGACCGGGTTCCCGTCCGGGCCGGTCGTCGTTTCCTGCGGGGCGTCGGCAGCGTAGGCGCCGCCGATCATGCCTGCAGCCAGCAGGGCTGCAATGAGTCGCGTCGGTTTCATGATGTCTCCTGTGGCGCTATGGGTGGATGTGCCGCGAGCCTCCGGCGGCCACGGCCGGGGCTCGTTCTGCGATTCGCGTAGCGGGCGGCGCTGCGGGCCCGAGGCGCGGCGTTCTCAGGTACGCCCTCCATTCGAAAGTTTCATATGACTTTCTATTTCTTTCATTTACTCATGTTTGCATTGATTAAATTTCGATTCAATTGCTAATGGCAAGATGTTGCATCGATGGCACAGCCACTCGTCGCAGGAAAATGAAAGCGCCCGCAAGGCTGCGGGCGGCAGCGCCGGGCGCGAGCGCGGCGTGGGAGAGAGGAAGCGGAAGAAGAAGAAGAAGCCAGACCGCAGCGCAGTCCGCCGGAATGGATGCCCCCTCGGCTGCGCCGGCATCGGGGAACAAGCTCGGACGAGCGGCAATACCCGCCGCCCGCTTGGCATTGCCGGGCATTGGCCATCGTGCCCCGCTTGTGACCACGCATGCCGGCGCCGACCTGCTCCAGTCGCGAGCAGCGCTTGCCGGCGGATCTTCGCCTCCGACGAAAGTCCTCGTCCCGGCGTCGAGCCGGCATTCATCGACAGGACATCCCCGGGGCGGCGGCATCTCGCCGCGTCGGTCCTCAGTCCGGCCTGCGGCCAGCCGGCGGTGGCCGCAGGCGCGGACGGCTTGCTAGAACTTGTAGTTGCCGGCCAGGCTGACCACGCGGCCGAAGCGGTAGGCGTCTTCGTAGAAGTTCACCCCTTCGCCGCCTTCGGGGTCGTAACGCGGCGTCCGGCCGAACAAGTTCCGCACGTTGAGATCCAGGCGCAGCTGCTTGTTCGGCGTCCAGCCTGCGTTGAGCGTCCAGTAGGTACTGGAGCCGACGCCGAGATCGCAGTGCGATGCCGATCGGTTGTAGTCGTAGGCGTAGCAACTGCCGTCGTTTTCGCCGAGGTAGGACACCCAGCCGTAGCCGCGCTGGAGCGACTGACGGCCGGTGTAATTGCCGGTCAGTGCCACGTCGTATACGCCGCGCCTCCACTTGGCGGTTAGCACGCTGGTCACGCGCGGCACCAGGTAGCTGCCCACGGTGTTGGACGACCAGCCGTCGGTGGTCTGGTTCTTGATGCGGCGCTTGATCGTGCTCTGCCACGACAGGTCGACCTTGCCGTAGCTGGACAGGTCCAGATGCGCGTTGGCCGAAAGGTCGAAGCCGTCGAGCAGCGTGCGGCTCTGGTTGATCCAGCTGGTCATGAAACCGGCGATGGTGCCGACGGTGTACACCGGCATGCCGTTCGGGCAGGCGCTCGGGTTGGCGCGGCAGACCCGGGCGGCGCTGTCCTGGTCGAGGATGTCATCGCTGTTGATCGCGCCGCGCTCGAATACCCCTGGCACCTTGGCGACGTTGGGACCGAACTGCTCGATGGCGCGGGCGACGCGCTCGTTGGCGCTCTCCTGGACGATCTCGTTCCTGCGGCTGATGAAGAAGTAGTCGGCCGAGACATCGAACAGCTTGCTCGGGTTGAACACGAAGCCCACGGTGCCGATGTTGGCGGTTTCGGGCTTCAGGTTGGGGTTGGGCGTACGGACCCGGCCGGCGTACTGCTGGCCGCACTGCCCGTTCCGCAGATCTTCGGCCCGGTAGCGATCGGCTTGGAGAGACGATTCATCGAGCACCGCGGCGATCGCCGAAGCCTGTTCGCAGCGCACCGGATCGTAGACGTCGCCCAGCGCATAGGTGCCGCCGGTACCCTGCTCGATCAGGCTCGGCGCCCGGAAACCCTGCGACACGGTGCCGCGCAGCAGCAGCATATCGGCCAGTTGCGACTTGGCGCCGAACTTGAACACCACGTGGTTCTTGAAGCCGGGATACTTGTCGTCGCGCAGGGCGAAGTTCAGTTCGAGCTTCTCGTGCACCGGGGCCAGGATTTCGCCGTACAGCGCCTTGGTGGTACGGCTGCCCTTGTACCAGGTGCCGCCCTGCCAGACGATGTCGCCGGCCGCGGCCTGGGTGCTGCCCGGATCGTCGTAGCTCTCGCGGTTGACATTGGCGCCGACCGCGTACATCAGGTCGCCGCCGGCCAGTTCGCCGAGCTTGCTGGTGATCTTGCCGTCCCAGTTGACGATCTTGTCGTGCTTGACGCTGCCCCAGCGCGGGAACATCTGGTGCAGCAGCTCACGATTGCGCGCATTGGTGGTGCCGAACTGATAGGCCGGCGTGTCGCTCATCACGTTCTCGCCGTAGTCGTCCTGGGTATAAGGACCGAACGCGGCCTCGAAGCCGCTCGGGCTGGCATTGAGACCCTGGCTGAACTGGCTGGTCCTGGTACCGGCCAGCGTCAGCGCGCTCTCCCAGGTCAGGTCGCCATGCTCGCCGCGCAGGCCGGTGACGATGCGGTATTGCCGGTCGTCGGTCATCTCCCGAGCGTAGTCCGGGTCGTCGAGGAAGCGATAGTCCAGGCCGGCCTCCTGGCCCTCGTGCCCCGGTTGCCGCGCAATCACGTTGTACGGATTGGTCGGCGACAGCCACGGATAGATCAGCTGCTGCACCTCGCCCGGCTTGGTGCTGCGTGCGAACCAGCCGCCCCAGCTGCCGCCGCTCGCGATGGCCTGCGGCCCGGTCTTGCCACGGAACTTGATGCTGGAAGCGGAGACTTCGGTGAAGCCTTCGAGCGCATCGCTCAGCACGACGCGGCCGCTCAGCAGCAGGTTGACGCGCTTGGACGAAGGAATGGCGTCGTCGAGCAACCTGCCGCGATCGACCGCGCAGTTGAAGCCGCCGCCGGCCCGGACCGGCGTGGTGCAGCCCGCCGCCGGCACGCGGATGCGCATCAGCCCGCCTTCGCCATCGTCGACGTCGGCGAATACGGTGCCGGGGTTGATGGTGCCGGGCGGACTGCCGACGCCGATATAGAGATTGCGGCGATAGTTGGGGTTGTAGCGCAGCCAGTCGGGCTGCTTGGTGTCGGGGTCGAGCATGTCGGTGCCCGTCACCGTATCGCGCTGGTAGAAGCTCAGCGAGCCGAACAGGTTGTAGCGGTCGGCCGCCAGGTCGCCGGTGCCGAAGCTGACGCTGCCGTGGTACTCGCGCTGCGCGTGCAGCTTCGAAGCGATGCTGGCATCGCCGGAAACTTCGAGCCCGCGATAGCTGCGCTTGGTGATGATGTTGACGACGCCGGCGATGGCGTCCGAGCCGTAGATCGCCGAAGCGCCATCGGCCAGTACCTCGATGCGCTCGATCGCGTCGGCCGGGATGGCATCGAGGTTCACGAACTGGTACTGGTCGTCCACGGTGCCGCCGAAGCTCGACAGGCGGCGACCGTTCAGGAGCGTCAGCGTAGCCTGCGGCCCCAGGCCGCGCAGATTGGCGCCCGAGCCGCCGGAATTGCTGGACCAGCGCGACTGGGAGTCGGCCAGCCAGTAGGCGCTCTTGGAGGTATTGGCGGTGATGTGATCCAGCACCTCGACCATCGTATTGGCGCCCATGTCGGCGATATCCTGCCGAGTGATGATGGTCACCGGGGCCGCGGTTTCCTTGCTGATGCGCTTGATGCTGGAGCCGGTGACCTCGATGCGCTCGACCGGCTTGCCGTCGGCACGGTCGGCGTCCG is a genomic window of Chitinimonas koreensis containing:
- a CDS encoding TonB-dependent receptor domain-containing protein — its product is MKPTRLIAALLAAGMIGGAYAADAPQETTTGPDGNPVRQPDDETAAPPAKPAGGAKPAERIVVTGSNIKRINAETASPLQIVTKKEIESMGARTLLQVLDNLPAMRPAQRDNWSLFTGSDGASQANLRGLGAQGTLVLLNGRRLSYYGAPAGFQTQFVNIDAIPAAAIERMEVLTDGASAVYGTDAVAGVINVITKRTFQGAELSLTSDWSSRIDAYGEHEASITGGFGNLGEDNYNVYGSLNFYRRDPITLGDLYDKKPAQHYINEPTYLTNFRLGTGSAPGVFNPGSYFAFGPDGALVQQAAPGCPNVLTTETAGPRCIWQTWMNDEIDGGARSDRVTGYLSGRMRLGDSLEGFAEATYTDIDLKANGGTPRTFNSGKGTTSWFARNTGGQVNTFSYPFMGPNNVYNKASPELKALMGGVVGLNYLLQDVGDSHFGQRNTDQSYRVMAGLRGSFGEWDWDAALTTAGTHSVTYQTINVNLDGFAKAFGPFTIDPATGRTLMADNPAYQFGVISEANAALLREAYPTFDIQSWTRLTTLDAKVEGTLFELPAGEVRTAFGANLMRESFFTPGNTDAANGRITQQGGSWFDGKRTVGALFAEAVAPITKDIEIDAALRLDKYPNFAANLAPKLGVKYRAMPELLLRGTYSEGFRAPNLAESGTGGIFAQLGGYRDGTRCKETNAIADLLQQSQREGDVLLGQSLQDADCSRTVARMTQPNKDLKPEKAKIATVGLVFEPTKWLSLSADYWFLYRRNEIAQPDYGDERDIVGLTRYGITDNDRANLAALQNMCADPASGVTCPGTLPTYSVGNVASVIGQYKNYGATLVDGFDIDAKSRFSLNEWGRLNLGLTATIARRNMYYFDEESGWYYGNTVGYWNNPKLRASLNADWSSGAWTTSLHINYVGRTKWAYDQTDTDNVPANCTGGWLQLPDELCRGVPSWWTANLGVSWTPVKDLRVGVTVKNLFNRLPYYDPANWIGIADHTNPYGRSYSVSMNYKY
- a CDS encoding TonB-dependent receptor domain-containing protein, with protein sequence MKPKRLFTALLAAGLVGGAYAATPDEPADTPAPLDGNATPPAKAADADRADGKPVERIEVTGSSIKRISKETAAPVTIITRQDIADMGANTMVEVLDHITANTSKSAYWLADSQSRWSSNSGGSGANLRGLGPQATLTLLNGRRLSSFGGTVDDQYQFVNLDAIPADAIERIEVLADGASAIYGSDAIAGVVNIITKRSYRGLEVSGDASIASKLHAQREYHGSVSFGTGDLAADRYNLFGSLSFYQRDTVTGTDMLDPDTKQPDWLRYNPNYRRNLYIGVGSPPGTINPGTVFADVDDGEGGLMRIRVPAAGCTTPVRAGGGFNCAVDRGRLLDDAIPSSKRVNLLLSGRVVLSDALEGFTEVSASSIKFRGKTGPQAIASGGSWGGWFARSTKPGEVQQLIYPWLSPTNPYNVIARQPGHEGQEAGLDYRFLDDPDYAREMTDDRQYRIVTGLRGEHGDLTWESALTLAGTRTSQFSQGLNASPSGFEAAFGPYTQDDYGENVMSDTPAYQFGTTNARNRELLHQMFPRWGSVKHDKIVNWDGKITSKLGELAGGDLMYAVGANVNRESYDDPGSTQAAAGDIVWQGGTWYKGSRTTKALYGEILAPVHEKLELNFALRDDKYPGFKNHVVFKFGAKSQLADMLLLRGTVSQGFRAPSLIEQGTGGTYALGDVYDPVRCEQASAIAAVLDESSLQADRYRAEDLRNGQCGQQYAGRVRTPNPNLKPETANIGTVGFVFNPSKLFDVSADYFFISRRNEIVQESANERVARAIEQFGPNVAKVPGVFERGAINSDDILDQDSAARVCRANPSACPNGMPVYTVGTIAGFMTSWINQSRTLLDGFDLSANAHLDLSSYGKVDLSWQSTIKRRIKNQTTDGWSSNTVGSYLVPRVTSVLTAKWRRGVYDVALTGNYTGRQSLQRGYGWVSYLGENDGSCYAYDYNRSASHCDLGVGSSTYWTLNAGWTPNKQLRLDLNVRNLFGRTPRYDPEGGEGVNFYEDAYRFGRVVSLAGNYKF